In one Streptomyces venezuelae genomic region, the following are encoded:
- a CDS encoding sulfite exporter TauE/SafE family protein, whose amino-acid sequence MPDISLTTVVVLCLAALAAGWIDAVVGGGGLLLLPALLLGLPGGTPAAHALGTNKAVAIVGTTGAAVTYVRKTPVDVPTAVRIGLAALAGSMGGAFFAAGMSTDVLKPVIMVVLLAVGAFVILRPAFGTAPATGPASPKRILAAIGLAGLGIGFYDGLIGPGTGTFLVLALTAVLHLDLVSASATAKIVNCCTNAGALAMFACQGAVLWQLAGLMAVFNLAGGMFGAHTALKKGSGFVRVVLLTTVFGLVAKMAYEQWLA is encoded by the coding sequence ATGCCCGACATATCCCTGACCACGGTCGTCGTCCTCTGTCTCGCCGCCCTCGCGGCCGGCTGGATCGACGCCGTGGTCGGCGGCGGGGGACTGCTGCTGCTCCCCGCCCTGCTGCTCGGCCTGCCGGGCGGCACTCCCGCCGCGCACGCCCTCGGCACGAACAAGGCCGTCGCGATCGTCGGGACGACGGGCGCCGCGGTGACGTACGTCAGGAAGACTCCCGTCGACGTGCCGACGGCCGTCCGCATCGGTCTCGCCGCGCTCGCCGGGTCGATGGGCGGCGCCTTCTTCGCCGCCGGGATGAGCACCGACGTGCTGAAGCCCGTGATCATGGTGGTGCTGCTCGCCGTCGGCGCCTTCGTGATCCTCAGGCCGGCCTTCGGCACGGCGCCCGCCACCGGACCCGCGTCCCCGAAGCGGATCCTCGCCGCGATCGGCCTCGCGGGCCTCGGCATCGGCTTCTACGACGGGCTCATCGGGCCCGGCACCGGCACGTTCCTCGTCCTCGCCCTGACCGCCGTGCTCCACCTCGACCTGGTCTCGGCCTCCGCGACCGCGAAGATCGTGAACTGCTGCACCAACGCCGGCGCCCTCGCGATGTTCGCCTGTCAGGGGGCGGTCCTGTGGCAGCTGGCCGGTCTCATGGCCGTCTTCAACCTGGCGGGCGGCATGTTCGGGGCGCACACGGCCCTGAAGAAGGGCAGCGGCTTCGTCCGCGTCGTGCTCCTGACGACCGTCTTCGGGCTCGTGGCGAAGATGGCCTACGAGCAGTGGCTGGCCTGA
- a CDS encoding NAD(P)/FAD-dependent oxidoreductase, which translates to MVVIGTGLAGARVAQRLGAGTVLIGEENHTPYNRVLLAEVLAGRYGPDVIALPTPPGPVLRTRAVRVDRAERRVHCADGGVVPYGTLVLATGSNPVLPPLRGLFAPGARELPGGVHAFRTMDDCLALSAAVAPGVRVVVIGGGLLGVSAARALAVRGAQVVLIQQAERLMERQLDPASSELVRRHLTGLGVEVHTECRVRGVGVTGGAVRRVELADGYLLDTDVTVLACGVRPRTGLARAAGLDVRRGVVVDDLLRTSDPHIRAVGDCAEHAGRVYGLATPAVEQADTLAAALGHSPADGTAPRPYTGTRALTRLTLPGPGPLDLAAFGDPEPRPDDDVVQLADATRGTYRKVVVRGGRLVGGVLLGELAAVGALARAWEADDPLPDDDSPLLHLLTSPPAPDFARTGETRTGGR; encoded by the coding sequence GTGGTCGTGATCGGCACGGGCCTGGCGGGCGCCCGCGTGGCGCAGCGTCTCGGCGCCGGAACCGTACTGATCGGCGAGGAGAACCACACCCCGTACAACCGTGTCCTGCTCGCCGAGGTCCTCGCTGGCCGGTACGGGCCCGACGTGATCGCCCTGCCGACCCCGCCGGGCCCCGTGCTCCGCACCCGCGCGGTCCGCGTCGACCGCGCCGAACGCCGCGTGCACTGCGCGGACGGCGGCGTCGTCCCGTACGGCACCCTCGTCCTCGCCACCGGCTCGAACCCCGTCCTGCCGCCGCTGCGCGGACTGTTCGCGCCCGGCGCCCGTGAACTCCCGGGCGGCGTGCACGCGTTCCGGACCATGGACGACTGCCTCGCCCTGTCGGCGGCGGTCGCGCCGGGCGTCCGCGTCGTCGTCATCGGCGGGGGCCTCCTCGGGGTGTCGGCGGCCCGCGCCCTGGCGGTGCGGGGCGCCCAGGTCGTCCTCATCCAGCAGGCCGAACGGCTCATGGAGCGGCAGCTCGACCCGGCCTCGTCGGAGCTGGTGCGGCGCCACCTCACGGGCCTCGGCGTGGAGGTGCACACCGAGTGCCGGGTGCGCGGGGTCGGCGTCACCGGCGGTGCCGTGCGCCGCGTCGAACTCGCCGACGGGTATCTGCTGGACACCGATGTGACCGTCCTCGCCTGCGGTGTGCGGCCCCGCACCGGTCTCGCGCGGGCCGCGGGGCTCGACGTGCGCCGGGGCGTCGTCGTGGACGACCTGCTGCGGACGTCCGACCCGCACATCAGGGCCGTCGGGGACTGCGCGGAGCACGCGGGCCGTGTGTACGGCCTGGCGACGCCCGCCGTGGAGCAGGCCGACACGCTCGCGGCGGCGCTGGGGCACTCCCCGGCCGACGGAACCGCCCCGCGCCCCTACACCGGCACCCGCGCCCTCACCCGCCTCACCCTGCCCGGCCCGGGGCCGCTGGACCTGGCGGCCTTCGGGGACCCGGAGCCCCGCCCCGACGACGACGTCGTCCAGCTGGCCGACGCGACCCGCGGCACGTACCGCAAGGTCGTCGTCCGCGGCGGCCGCCTCGTCGGCGGCGTGCTGCTCGGCGAGCTGGCCGCGGTCGGCGCGCTGGCCCGCGCCTGGGAGGCCGACGACCCGCTGCCCGACGACGACAGCCCCCTGCTCCACCTGCTCACTTCTCCCCCAGCTCCCGACTTCGCTCGAACAGGCGAGACCCGTACCGGAGGCCGCTGA
- a CDS encoding sensor histidine kinase, which yields MARGPGTRFRAALNSLGLRWKIAALLAVGCAVVAVAIGLLVHHARLDQISSGARSGAIAQLVRVRQLYELTGQVDQADTDAGVDDPQLPAALRRAALAGQRTTYLDMTSDDPCVWAARPVGDNPRHVLSIRESLREQADDMAEFDRQLLVWGAVVVGLAALGGAGLSSRLSRELRTAAAIARRISQGDLDARIDHPRPPGVRHGKDEVAELATAVDTMAASLQQRLEAEQRFTADVAHELRTPLTGLHTAAELLPPSRPTELVRDRVCALRTLTEDLLEVARLDAEVEKPDLEVHPLGPLVESIAERAGGSAAGFTAVGAEGAYDTFVRTDARRLERIFTNLVSNARKHGGDPVEVRVDGVEVTVRDHGPGFPDHLLDDGPQRFQTGARERGQGTGLGLTIACGQAQVIGACVEFSNAADGGAVAVVRLPRA from the coding sequence ATGGCGCGCGGGCCCGGGACCAGGTTCCGTGCCGCGCTCAACAGTCTCGGGCTGCGCTGGAAGATCGCCGCGCTGCTCGCGGTGGGCTGCGCGGTCGTCGCCGTCGCCATCGGGCTGCTCGTCCACCACGCGCGGCTCGACCAGATCTCCTCGGGCGCCCGCTCCGGTGCGATCGCCCAACTCGTGCGCGTACGGCAGTTGTACGAGCTGACGGGGCAGGTCGACCAGGCCGACACGGACGCCGGTGTCGACGACCCGCAGCTGCCCGCGGCGCTGCGCAGGGCCGCGCTGGCCGGGCAGCGCACCACCTACCTCGACATGACGTCGGACGACCCGTGCGTCTGGGCGGCGCGGCCGGTCGGCGACAACCCCCGCCACGTCCTGTCCATCCGCGAGTCGCTGCGCGAACAGGCCGACGACATGGCGGAGTTCGACCGGCAGCTGCTCGTCTGGGGCGCCGTCGTCGTCGGTCTCGCCGCGCTCGGCGGCGCCGGTCTGTCGAGCAGGCTGAGCCGTGAGCTGCGGACCGCGGCGGCCATCGCGCGCCGCATCAGCCAGGGCGACCTGGACGCCCGCATCGACCATCCGCGCCCACCCGGTGTGCGGCACGGCAAGGACGAAGTGGCCGAACTGGCCACCGCGGTCGACACGATGGCCGCCTCCCTCCAGCAGCGCCTGGAGGCCGAGCAGCGCTTCACGGCCGATGTCGCCCACGAGCTGCGCACCCCGCTGACCGGACTGCACACGGCGGCCGAGCTGCTGCCGCCGAGCCGCCCGACCGAGCTCGTGCGCGACCGCGTCTGCGCCCTGCGCACCCTCACCGAGGACCTGCTCGAAGTGGCGCGCCTCGACGCGGAGGTGGAGAAGCCGGACCTGGAGGTGCATCCGCTGGGGCCGCTCGTCGAGTCCATCGCCGAGCGCGCGGGCGGGTCGGCGGCGGGGTTCACGGCGGTGGGCGCGGAGGGCGCGTACGACACGTTCGTCCGTACCGACGCGCGACGGCTGGAACGCATCTTCACCAACCTCGTCAGCAACGCCCGCAAGCACGGCGGCGATCCGGTCGAGGTACGGGTCGACGGCGTCGAGGTCACGGTCCGCGACCACGGCCCCGGCTTCCCCGACCACCTCCTCGACGACGGCCCGCAGCGCTTCCAGACCGGTGCGCGCGAGCGCGGCCAGGGCACCGGTCTCGGCCTGACCATCGCCTGCGGGCAGGCGCAAGTGATCGGCGCGTGCGTCGAGTTCTCCAACGCGGCGGACGGCGGGGCGGTGGCGGTGGTGCGCCTGCCCCGGGCGTGA
- a CDS encoding gamma-glutamylcyclotransferase family protein yields the protein MSDDELGTARLPFFVYGTLRPGEPNHAAHLRGRTAREEPALLPDAVLYDGPGYPYAVEHPGKGPVHGDLLTALPAAYLPLLHALDHLEEYAPGDPHNLYVRVARDVLDRTGAPVPAWVYVAAPRIAAGLRASGSLIGSGDWASHRNAQLKRLRTRSGDLNHS from the coding sequence ATGAGCGACGACGAACTCGGCACGGCCCGGCTGCCGTTCTTCGTGTACGGCACGCTGCGCCCCGGCGAGCCCAACCACGCCGCCCACCTGCGCGGCCGGACCGCGAGGGAGGAGCCCGCACTCCTGCCGGACGCCGTCCTCTACGACGGTCCCGGCTACCCGTACGCCGTCGAGCACCCCGGCAAGGGCCCGGTCCACGGCGACCTGCTCACCGCACTCCCCGCCGCCTACCTCCCCCTCCTCCACGCCCTGGACCACCTCGAGGAGTACGCCCCGGGCGACCCCCACAACCTCTATGTACGCGTCGCACGCGACGTACTCGACCGGACCGGCGCTCCCGTCCCCGCCTGGGTCTACGTCGCGGCCCCGCGCATCGCCGCCGGACTCCGCGCCTCCGGCTCGCTCATCGGGTCGGGCGACTGGGCCTCACACCGAAATGCGCAGCTCAAACGCTTACGCACCCGATCCGGTGATCTGAATCACTCGTGA
- a CDS encoding aminotransferase class IV, with translation MRTISRAIRRTCSHDHLRTGAAHRDRRAARAESLLWPALVQTGHFTAMQVRGGKVRGLGLHLARLDAATRELFGHGIDGEHVRGLVRHILRDDIADASVRVYVHAPDGEPSHMVTVRPPTELPATMEERAQSLRSVAYQRPFAHIKHLGGFGQARHAELARGDGFDEVLLTGPGGEVSEGAVTNVAFFDGTDVVWPDAPHLAGITMQLVRSRLPAAGLATRHAPVTLADLPSYRAAFVTNAWGVRPVRRIDDVAYGVDERLMARVAGAYEDVPWDTL, from the coding sequence ATGAGGACGATCAGCAGGGCGATCAGGAGGACGTGTTCGCATGACCATCTCCGCACTGGCGCGGCGCACCGAGATCGACGGGCGGCCCGCGCCGAGAGCCTGCTGTGGCCGGCCCTCGTCCAGACCGGTCACTTCACCGCGATGCAGGTGAGGGGCGGCAAGGTGCGCGGCCTCGGCCTCCATCTCGCGCGGCTCGACGCGGCCACGCGTGAGCTCTTCGGGCACGGCATCGACGGGGAGCACGTGCGCGGTCTCGTGCGGCACATCCTGCGCGACGACATCGCCGACGCGTCCGTACGGGTCTACGTCCACGCCCCGGACGGCGAGCCGTCCCACATGGTCACCGTCCGGCCGCCCACGGAGCTGCCCGCCACGATGGAGGAGCGGGCGCAGTCGCTGCGCTCCGTGGCGTACCAGCGGCCCTTCGCCCACATCAAGCACCTGGGCGGCTTCGGGCAGGCCCGCCACGCGGAGCTCGCGCGGGGCGACGGTTTCGACGAGGTGCTGCTCACCGGGCCCGGCGGGGAGGTCAGCGAGGGCGCGGTGACGAACGTCGCCTTCTTCGACGGCACGGACGTCGTGTGGCCGGACGCGCCGCACCTGGCCGGCATCACGATGCAACTCGTCCGCTCGCGCCTGCCCGCGGCCGGGCTGGCCACCCGGCACGCTCCCGTGACCCTCGCCGACCTCCCCTCGTACCGGGCGGCCTTCGTCACCAACGCGTGGGGGGTGCGTCCCGTGCGGCGGATCGACGACGTCGCGTACGGGGTCGACGAGCGGCTGATGGCGCGCGTGGCCGGGGCGTACGAGGACGTGCCGTGGGACACCCTCTGA
- the soxR gene encoding redox-sensitive transcriptional activator SoxR, translating to MTHRLEPKAKEVTIGELAARSGVAPSALRFYEAEGLINSRRTSGNQRRYSRDTLRRVAFIRTSQQLGMPLATIREVLALLPEDRTPNRADWARISECWREDLDTRIRTLQRLRDNLTDCIGCGCLSLSRCALSNTGDTLGSRGPGPRRLVEKRVPCATGSCEGARGDDHEDDQQGDQEDVFA from the coding sequence ATGACGCACCGCCTCGAACCGAAAGCCAAGGAAGTCACCATCGGCGAGCTCGCAGCGCGCAGCGGGGTAGCCCCCTCCGCCCTGCGGTTCTACGAGGCCGAAGGGCTCATCAACTCCCGCCGCACCTCCGGAAACCAGCGCCGCTACAGCCGCGACACCCTGCGCCGGGTCGCCTTCATCCGCACCTCGCAGCAGCTCGGCATGCCGCTCGCCACGATCCGCGAGGTGCTCGCCCTGCTCCCCGAGGACCGCACGCCGAACCGCGCGGACTGGGCGAGGATCTCCGAGTGCTGGCGCGAGGACCTCGACACCCGGATACGGACCCTCCAGCGGCTGCGCGACAACCTCACCGACTGCATCGGCTGCGGCTGCCTCTCCCTGTCCAGGTGCGCGCTGTCCAACACGGGGGACACCCTGGGCTCACGCGGCCCCGGTCCGCGGCGCCTGGTGGAGAAGCGGGTTCCGTGCGCGACCGGGTCCTGCGAGGGCGCCCGGGGAGACGATCATGAGGACGATCAGCAGGGCGATCAGGAGGACGTGTTCGCATGA
- a CDS encoding class F sortase, producing the protein MRRTRKAGNAVIGTVTAVALCSGAWLLSSGAASHPPPQPSAAQAARAAAPSTSTADRGTAPLPPSPPDRVRIPSIGVDTPLMGLGLTRQGSLDVPPPERKNLAGWYEAGTTPGERGTAIVAGHVDNKEGPAVFYELGALQKGRTIEVERRDGSVAVFTVHANEVYDAADFPDEKVYGAASRPELRVITCGGKYSKQTGYQGNVVVFAHLTAVR; encoded by the coding sequence ATGCGCCGTACGCGAAAGGCGGGCAACGCCGTCATAGGCACGGTCACCGCCGTGGCGCTGTGCTCCGGGGCGTGGCTGCTGAGCAGCGGCGCCGCGTCGCACCCGCCGCCCCAGCCGTCCGCCGCGCAGGCCGCGCGGGCCGCGGCCCCCTCGACCTCGACGGCCGATCGCGGTACGGCCCCGCTGCCCCCTTCCCCGCCCGACCGCGTGCGGATCCCCTCGATCGGCGTCGACACGCCCCTGATGGGCCTCGGTCTGACCAGGCAGGGCAGCCTCGACGTGCCGCCGCCGGAGCGGAAGAACCTCGCGGGCTGGTACGAGGCGGGCACCACGCCCGGCGAGCGCGGCACGGCCATCGTGGCGGGCCACGTCGACAACAAGGAGGGGCCCGCCGTCTTCTACGAGCTGGGCGCGTTGCAGAAGGGCCGCACGATCGAGGTGGAGCGCAGGGACGGCAGCGTCGCCGTCTTCACGGTCCACGCGAACGAGGTGTACGACGCGGCGGACTTCCCGGACGAGAAGGTGTACGGCGCCGCGTCGCGGCCGGAGCTGCGGGTGATCACCTGTGGCGGCAAGTACTCGAAGCAGACGGGCTACCAGGGCAACGTGGTGGTCTTCGCCCACCTCACCGCGGTCCGCTGA
- a CDS encoding ferric reductase-like transmembrane domain-containing protein produces MWAVQAEPSARLDVLFATGAHLTGLLAGYGILVMLFLMARVPAVEHGVGADRLARTHALGGRYVLSLCAAHALLALCGYAAHADTDLLHATLDLLGYPGLAVATAGTALLAAVGVTSARALRRRVRHETWRAVHLLTYLGAALAFAHQLAGPDVAGGVLSLGLWSLLHATVAVLLVWYRVVVPVRQALRHSLRVIGVRDEGPGVVSVVVQGIGVDELRAEPGQFFRWRFLRRRLWHTALPFSLSAPVRDDTLRITVKAAGDHTRRIRRLRPGTRVLATGPFGALTAHRRTRRKVLLLAGGVGITPMRALFETLPGGPGDLTLLYRAGSAEQLVLREELEAIARTRQAGLHYLLGRSDASFDPLAPQALRNLIPDLADHDVYLCGPPGMSAAATTALVRAGVPEDRIHAECFTF; encoded by the coding sequence ATGTGGGCCGTGCAGGCGGAGCCGTCCGCCCGGCTCGACGTGCTCTTCGCGACCGGGGCACACCTGACGGGACTGCTCGCCGGATACGGCATCCTCGTCATGCTGTTCCTGATGGCCCGCGTCCCCGCCGTCGAACACGGCGTCGGCGCCGACCGGCTCGCGCGCACCCACGCACTCGGCGGCCGGTACGTACTGAGCCTGTGCGCCGCCCACGCCCTCCTCGCCCTCTGCGGATACGCCGCCCACGCCGACACCGACCTGCTGCACGCCACCCTCGACCTGCTCGGCTACCCGGGGCTCGCCGTCGCCACCGCCGGCACCGCCCTCCTCGCCGCCGTCGGCGTCACCTCCGCCCGCGCCCTGCGCCGCCGCGTCCGGCACGAGACCTGGCGCGCCGTCCACCTGCTGACCTACCTCGGCGCCGCCCTCGCCTTCGCGCACCAGCTCGCAGGACCCGACGTCGCCGGCGGCGTCCTGTCCCTCGGACTCTGGTCACTGCTGCACGCCACCGTCGCCGTCCTCCTCGTCTGGTACCGCGTCGTCGTCCCCGTACGGCAGGCGCTGCGGCACAGCCTGCGCGTCATCGGCGTACGCGACGAAGGGCCCGGCGTCGTCTCCGTCGTCGTGCAGGGCATCGGCGTCGACGAACTGCGCGCCGAACCCGGACAGTTCTTCCGCTGGCGGTTCCTGCGGCGCAGGCTCTGGCACACCGCGCTGCCCTTCTCGCTCTCCGCGCCCGTCCGCGACGACACCCTGCGCATCACCGTGAAGGCGGCCGGCGACCACACCCGCCGCATACGGCGCCTCAGGCCCGGCACCCGCGTCCTGGCCACCGGCCCCTTCGGCGCGCTCACCGCGCACCGGCGCACCCGGCGCAAGGTGCTCCTCCTCGCGGGCGGCGTCGGCATCACCCCCATGCGGGCGCTCTTCGAGACACTGCCCGGCGGCCCCGGCGACCTCACCCTGCTCTACCGCGCGGGCAGCGCCGAACAGCTCGTCCTCAGGGAGGAGCTGGAGGCCATCGCGCGGACCAGACAGGCGGGGCTGCACTATCTGCTCGGCCGCTCCGACGCCTCCTTCGACCCCCTGGCCCCGCAGGCACTGCGCAACCTGATCCCCGACCTCGCCGACCACGACGTGTACCTGTGCGGCCCGCCCGGCATGTCCGCGGCGGCGACCACGGCGCTCGTACGGGCGGGCGTTCCGGAGGACCGCATCCACGCGGAGTGCTTCACGTTCTGA
- a CDS encoding DUF6355 family natural product biosynthesis protein: protein MRVRRSLPAVIGALALGLGMTMASSASAEPAAVQNPCGFYETHSDAYYNHCTSDGSHIVIEIDDWGPNSEQCVGPGVTWIGSASGVDGAWYTGRTC from the coding sequence ATGCGAGTTCGCCGTTCCCTGCCGGCCGTCATCGGTGCCCTGGCCCTCGGCCTGGGCATGACCATGGCCTCCTCGGCCTCCGCCGAGCCCGCGGCCGTCCAGAACCCCTGCGGGTTCTACGAGACCCACAGCGACGCCTACTACAACCACTGCACCAGCGACGGTTCGCACATCGTCATCGAGATCGACGACTGGGGCCCCAACAGCGAGCAGTGCGTGGGCCCCGGCGTGACCTGGATCGGCTCCGCCTCGGGCGTCGACGGTGCCTGGTACACCGGCCGCACCTGCTGA